From the genome of Phaenicophaeus curvirostris isolate KB17595 chromosome 6, BPBGC_Pcur_1.0, whole genome shotgun sequence, one region includes:
- the EPC1 gene encoding enhancer of polycomb homolog 1 isoform X5, with protein sequence MVIPVPEAESNIAYYESIYPGEFKMPKQLIHIQPFSLDAEQPDYDMDSEDEIFVNKLKKRMDISPLQFEEMIDRLEKGSGQQPVSLQEAKLLLKEDDELIREVYEYWIKKRKNCRGPSLIPSVKQEKRDGSSTNDPYVAFRRRTEKMQTRKNRKNDEASYEKMLKLRRDLSRAVTILEMIKRREKSKRELLHLTLEIMEKRYNLGDYSGEIMSEVMAQRQPIKPTYAIPIIPVTNSSPFKHQEAMELKEYKVKQDKPDVIRPKRKYEKKPKVLPSSAAATPQQTSPAALPVFNAKDLNQYDFPSSDEEPLSQVLSGSSEAEEENDPDGPFVFRRKAGCQYYAPHLDQPGNWPWSSPKEGRLGDVRYRYCLTTLTVPQRCIGFARRRVGRGGRVLLDRAHSDYDNTFHQLDLEMFSSSQHSSSISQFANTSETNTSDKSFSKDLSQILVNIKSCRWRHFRPRTPSLHDSDNDELSCRKLNRGINRTGTAQPGTQTCSTSIQSKSSSGSAHLESDTSLGLVHQILNHTDGSKSLQSSEFTAFTAEQYQQHQQQLALMQKQQLAQIHQQQANSNSSANTSQNLETNQQESGFRLNLHHSHSVKCLEGTLQGFVSKTLDSVSAQFAASALVTSEQLMGFKMKDDVVLGIGVNGILQASGVYKGLHLSSTTPTALVHTSSSSTAGSALLQPSSITQTSSSHSALSHQVTAANSATTQVLIGNNIRLTVPSSVATVNSITTLNARHIPRTLSAVPSSALKLAAATNCQVPKVPASSSVDAVPRENHETEKPALNNIADNTVAMEVT encoded by the exons ATGGTTATACCGGttccagaagcagaaagtaATATTGCATACTATGAATCTATATATCCTGGAGAATTTAAAATGCCAAAGCAGCTGATTCACATACAGC CTTTTAGTTTGGATGCTGAGCAGCCGGATTATGACATGGATTCGGAAGATGAGATCTTTGTGAATAAGTTGAAGAAAAGAATGGACATCTCTCCTTTGCAATTTGAGGAGATGATAGACAGGCTAGAAAAGGGCAGCGGTCAGCAG CCAGTCAGCCTGCAAGAGGCCAAGCTGTTGCTGAAGGAAGATGATGAATTGATCAGAGAAGTGTATGAGTACTggattaaaaagaggaaaaactgtcGAGGTCCTTCTCTTATCCCATCAGTGAAACAGGAGAAGCGAGATGGTTCCAGCACAAATgacccttacgttgcttttagaaGACGAACAGAAAAGATGCAGACACGAAAA AATCGAAAAAATGACGAAGCATCTTATGAAAAGATGCTTAAGCTGCGTCGAGATCTGAGTCGTGCAGTCACCATCCTGGAGATGataaagaggagggaaaaaagcaagagagagcTGCTGCATTTAACACTGGAAATTATGGAAAAGAG GTATAACTTGGGTGACTACAGTGGAGAGATCATGTCTGAGGTCATGGCACAGCGGCAGCCGATTAAACCTACCTATGCTATTCCCATCATTCCTGTGACTAACAGCAGTCCTTTTAAACACCAGGAAGCTATGGAATTGAAGGAATATAAAGTTAAA caagATAAACCTGATGTTATTAGACCCAAAAGAAAGTATGAGAAGAAGCCAAAAGTCTTGccttcatctgctgctgctactcCTCAACAGACAAGTCCTGCTGCACTGCCAGTCTTTAATGCTAAAGATCTGAATCAGTATGATTTTCCTAGCTCAGATGAAGAACCACTCTCCCAG GTTTTGTCTGGTTCTTCGGAGGCTGAGGAAGAAAATGACCCTGATGGTCCTTTTGTCTTCCGTAGGAAAGCCGGCTGTCAGTACTATGCT ccTCATTTAGACCAACCTGGCAATTGGCCATGGAGTAGCCCTAAAGAGGGAAGATTAGGAGATGTGCGTTACAGATACTGCTTGACCACCCTCACTGTACCCCAGAGGTGTATTGGGTTTGCACGAAGGCGAGTCGGCCGTGGTGGAAG gGTGCTACTAGACAGAGCACATTCGGACTACGATAATACATTTCATCAGCTGgatttggaaatgttttcctcatcGCAACACTCTTCTTCAATCAGTCAATTTGCCAATACCTCAGAAACAAATACCTCGGACAAATCTTTCTCGAAAGACCTCAGTCAGATACTAGTCAATATCAAATCATGTAGATGGCGGCATTTTAGGCCTCGGACACCATCCCTACATGACAGTGACAATGATGAACTCTCCTGTAGGAAATTAAACAGGGGTATAAATCGAACAGGCACAGCACAACCTGGGACCCAGACATGCAGTACCTCCATACAAAGTAAAAGTAGCAGTGGTTCAGCACATCTTG AAAGTGACACATCTTTGGGCCTGGTGCATCAAATACTAAATCACACTGATGGCTCTAAGTCTCTCCAATCTTCTGAATTCACTG CATTTACAGCCGAACAATACCAGCAACATCAACAGCAACTGGCACTAatgcagaaacagcagcttGCACAAATTCATCAACAGCAAGCAAATAGTAATTCCTCTGCCAACACATCACAG AACCTTGAAACTAACCAACAGGAAAGTGGCTTTCGCCTGAATCTACATCATAGCCATTCTGTAAAGTGTTTAGAAGGGACACTGCAG GGTTTTGTTTCCAAGACACTGGATTCTGTTAGTGCTCAATTTGCTGCTTCAGCTTTGGTTACATCAGAACAGCTGATGGGATTCAAAATGAAGGATGATGTGGTGCTTGGAATTGGGGTGAATGGCATTCTTCAAGCCTCAG gaGTGTACAAGGGCTTACACCTCAGTAGTACTACACCCACAGCACTTGTCCATACAAGTTCATCATCAACAGCAGGTTCAGCCTTGTTACAGCCTTCAAGTATAACGCAGACTTCAAGTTCCCACAGTGCACTGAGTCACCAAGTAACTGCTGCCAATTCTGCAACAACTCAGGTTCTGATTGGGAACAACATCCGATTAACTGTACCCTCATCAGTTGCCACTGTAAACTCTATTACCACACTCAATGCACGACACATACCTAGGACTTTAAGTGCTGTTCCATCATCTGCCTTAAAGCTGGCTGCAGCAACAAATTGTCAGGTGCCCAAGGTTCCAGCTTCGTCTTCTGTGGATGCAGTACCAAG GGAAAACCATGAAACGGAGAAGCCAGCACTGAACAATATAGCGGACAATACAGTAGCAATGGAGGTGACGTAG